The DNA sequence TCCAATTCCATATCGACCGTTTGGCCGCGCACTTGGATGCCGGGGAAATTCACGCCGAGCTCATAATAGAGCCCGTGGCGCAACAGTGGAATGAGTTCATTGATGAAGCGGCCGCCGTCCTGCTTGTCGTCGACGAAGGGGATGAGCGACGAACCGACTTCGAGCGAGATCGGCATCGGCATGATGAACGGGAGTTGGTCGCCGTGCCGCTGCACGGCCTGCTTGACTACGTCTTGGCGCGGCGTCTCCGCCACTTCTTCTTTCACTTGCTCCTTGGCGCGCATCAGAAACAGCGCAAATCCGGTGACCACGACGCTGAGCAAAATGAACGGCGCCGGAGGCATGCCGAGAAACGCCAGCGCAAAGAGCATTCCACCAGCGACCAGCATCGCCTTCGGAAAGGCCGTGATTTGGGTGACGATCTCTTGGCCGAGCCCATGCCACGCCTTTTCGTCGGACGCGACGCGGGTCACCACGATACCGGCGGAGACGGAAATGAGTAGCGCCGGGATCTGTTGCACCAACCCTTCGCCGACTGTAAGCAACGTGTACAATTTCAGCGATTCTCCGGCCGACAGACCGCGTTGCATGATCCCGATAATGAAGCCGGCGATGATATTGATGAGAATGATGATAATGCCCGCAATGGCGTCGCCCTTGACGAATTTCATCGAGCCGTCCATCGCCCCATACATTTGAGATTCGCGATGCAGCAGCGCGCGGCGCTCGATCGCTTGTTCCATATTAATGATGCCGGCACGCAGATCGGCGTCGATACTCATTTGCTTGCCGGGCAACGCGTCCAACGTGAACCGAGCGGCCACTTCAGAGACCCGCTCCGCGCCCTTCGCGATGACGATGAAGTTGATCAACGTAATGATGATGAAGAGGATCACGCCGACGATAAAATTCCCGCCGGTCGTGATGTTGCCGACTCGCTGAATGACCTCGCCCGCATAGCCGTGCGCAAGGATGAGGCGGGTCGAACTGATATTGAGGGACAAGCGATACAACGTGGCCACCAGCAAAATGGTCGGAAACGACGCGATTTGCAGCGCGTTGGAGATATACAACGCGACCATCAGGATGATGACGGCGAGGCCGACGGAGAGGCCGAGCAAGACGTCCAGCGCCATCGGCGGCAACGGGATGAGGATCATCCCAACCACCAGCACGATCATGATGGCAAAGGCGAGATCGCTGAAGCGCGCGATGAAATCGTTGACCTTCAGAAATGGCACGTGATCGAGAAGCCGCATGCGCGCTCAGTGTAGCATAGGGGGCGGGGCGTGGAAAGTTAACAACCGGCCACGGAGGTCGGTTTTAGCGGTAACGTGAAGTACACATGGCTCCCCCGCCCCGGTTCGCTGTGGAGCCACATCCGGCCGCCGTGGATCTGGACCACTTTGCGCGCGATCGCGAGACCGACCCCGGTCCCTTCGTGCGTGCGCGCGTGGCCGTTGCTTCCCTGGGTGAAGCCGGCCAACACTGCCAACTGTTGGTCCTTCGGGATGCCGATGCCAGTGTCGTGCACGCCGACTTTCAACATATCTCCATGCCGCTCCGCCTCGACCCAGACTCGACCCTGCGGCGTAAATTTGACGGCGTTATCCAACAGATGTTGCAACACGCAGCGAATCCATTGCGGGTCGCCGTAGACCGGCGGTAGCTGGTCGCCAACGTTGACCTGCATCTGCGTGGCCGGGCTCGGTTTCAGTCCCGCCGAGACCTCGTTCACTAAACGCGCCACATTGACCCGCCGAATATCGAGCGTCGTGCGGTCGTTCTCCAGCTTCGCCAAATCCATCAGCGCCGTCACGGTGGCCAACAACCGTTTCCCGGACTCGTGAATCATTTTCAAGTACTGCCGCTGCTCCGCCGGCGCTAACGCCACGTCGTCTTCGAGCAGGACTTCCGAAAGACCGATGACACTGGAAAGCGGCGTTCGCAATTCGTGGGAGAGATTGGCCAGCAGATGCGACTTGAGTTCGCCCATCTGTTGGAGCGTGATGTGTTGGCGCGTCAGATCTTCGAAGAGGTGAGCGTTGTGGATCGCCACCGCACACTGTCCGGCCAGCAGATCGAGCAAATGACACAGCTCGTGGTCGTAATCTTGCGCGTGCGCGCGCGGTCCCAGCACGAGGATCGCGATCAGATCCTCGCCGAGGAAACATGGCACACAGGCCTCGGCATGGAACTGGACATAGAAGTGGAGCCCGATCGGCTTGATTTCTCCATACGCCGGATCATCGACCAAGGCGCGCCGGGTGACGGCTTGGCGATGGCGCCGCAGCCAGGCGATATACGGACTGACGTCTCCGACTTGAAATGACCCCGGCTTCACGCCGAGCGTCTCGCGGACCAACAAGCGCGTCGGATCGCCGTTGCGGACCAACAGTGCGGCGTTTTCGGTCCCGACGAGCTTCGTAAAGAACTTGAGAAGGATGGTATAGAGTTGCCGACGATCGTGCGTCGACGTGAGCTCCGCCAACAGTCGCGCAACAACGTCGCGCAGATCGTAACCATCCCGCTGTTGGCGACGCCGCCACCATTGCCGCACGCCGGCCCACCGCACGGCCACCGCACTGATCACCAACACGCCACCCACACAGGCGATGCCCAACTCAACCCAAAAGCGAGTCATTAACACGTCAAATACTCCTTCGTAACTGGCGCGCCGATTATAAGAGAACACGGACAAGTTGCCAACGTCCTCCAAGAGAAAAAACGGTGTTTTTGTGTTTTTCTAGAGCGATTACTCAAACAGCGGACGCAAGACGAGATGTTCCTCGCGCTCCGGACCGAACGAGAGCAACACGATGGGCACTTCGATCAGCGTTTCGAGTCGTTCGAGGTAATGTTGCAGCGGCGGGGGGAGATCGGCACGCGACTGCGCCCCGTGGCAACTTCCGGTCCATCCCGGGACCTCTTCATAGATCGGCTGCACCCGCGCCAAGTGGTCAACGCGGGCCGGCACGGTTTGGATCTGGTGTCCATGGAGTTGGTACGCCACCGCCATCTTGACGGACTCGAGTCCTTCCAACACATCGACTTTCGAGAGCGCCAAGCCGGTGAGCCCGTTCACGCGCACGGCGTGGCGCAACGCCACCAAGTCGATCCAGCCGCAGCGCCGCACGCGTCCGGTCGTGGCCCCGAATTCGGCTCCGCGCTGTTGCAAGTGTACGCCGACATCGTCGGTGAGTTCAGTCGGAAACGGGCCGCTGCCAACGCGCGTCGAGTAGGCCTTCGCGACGCCGATGACTTGGCGAATCGCGGTGGGTCCTACGCCGCTCCCGCTACAAGCCCCGGCGGCCACTGTCGTGGACGATGTGACATACGGATAGGTCCCATGATCGAGATCCAACGCCGTCCCCTGCGCGCCCTCGAAGAGGACGCGTTTGCCGGCGCGCAGGGCGCTGTGCAAACGAGCCGCAGTGTCCGTGATAAACGGCCGGAGGCGGTGACCGAATTGACGGTAACTTTCAATGGTGGCCTCAATGCCGGGCGCCACGCCGCCCAAAAGTTTTTCGATCGTGGCGTTCAAGTCGGGGAGGATCTCGCGCAGCCGTTTCGCGAGCTGATCAGGATCGATCAGTTCCGCGCAACGCAAACCCCGCCGCGCCGCTTTCGCTTCATACGTCGGCCCAATGCCACGGCCGGTGGTGCCGATTTTTCGCTCTCCCGCCAACCGTTCCCGCAACGTGTCGATCTCGCGGTGGTGCGGCAACACCACATGCGCCTGTTCGCTAATCCACAACCGCCCCTGCACCTTGCCGACCAGCGCATCGCAGCGGCCGATCTCTTCCAAACAAGCCGCGGGATCGAGCACCACGCCGTTCCCAATCAGACATTCCACGGTTGGGTGCAAGATCCCGGACGGGATGAGATGGAGCACGACTTTTCGTTCACCGACCAACAGCGTATGGCCCGCATTCGCACCCCCTTGAAAGCGAACGACGACATCGGCTTGCGGCGTGAGGAGATCAACGATCTTCCCCTTCCCCTCATCGCCCCACTGTGCCCCGACAATGACTGCGGTGTTCATCGCAACAACATCTCCAATAACGCCTTCTGCGCGTGCAGCCGATTCTCGGCCTGGTCCAGAATGCGCGATTGGGGGCCGTCCATCACGTCATCGGTGATCTCTTCGCCGCGGTGGGCGGGTAGGCAGTGCAGCGCGATCGCGTCCGGCGCAGCATGGCGCAGCAGCGCGGCGTTGACTTGAAACGGGGTGAATGCCTGTTTCTTCGCGATTTCACCGGCCCCCTCTTGGCCCATGCTGACCCAGGTGTCGGTGTTAATCGCATGGGCGTCGCGGACGGCCGCGATCGCGTCGTGCCCGATCTGGACATGTCGCAGTCCCTGCTGTTGCACTCGACTCCGCAATGATGCCGCCGGCTCGAATCCCGGCGGCGTGGCAATCGCGAGTTGAAATTGCAACACGATCGCGGCCTCGATCCAGCTGTTCGCTACGTTATTCCCATCGCCGACATATGCGACTTTGAGATCGTTCAGATGGCCGCGCGTTTCTTGGATCGTCAGCAAGTCCGCCAAGATTTGGCAGGGATGCGAGAGATCGCTGAGCGCATTGATGACTGGGACCGTGGCCGCAGCGGCCAGTTCTTCCGCCCGCACTTGTTCAAACGTGCGGATGGTGATCCCGTGGACGAAGCGCGACAGCACGCGCGCGGTGTCGGCATAGGTCTCGCCGCGTCCCAACTGCGAGGCTTGGCTCGTCAAGTGGAGCGCATGGCCGCCTAATTCATACATCGCGACTTCAAAGGACACGCGCGTCCGCGTGGATGGTTTTTCGAAGATCATCGCCAACGATTTGCCTCGCAACGTCGGATCGTTCTTTCCCGCGCGTCGCGCGGTCTTCAGCGCCGCTGCGCGATCGAGCACGGCATGCAGTTCGCTCGCATTCAGGTCTTCAATGGTCAAAAAATGACGGACCATAACAGTCGCTCCCGGTTCACAACACATACCGCGACAAGTCGCGATTTTTCACGACTTCGGCAAGCCGCGTTTCGACGTATTTCCGATCGACGATAAATTCCTGCCCACCTCGCTCCGGTGCGACAAATGAAATCTCTTCCAAAACCCGTTCCATCACGGTGTGAAGGCGTCGCGCCCCGATATTTTCCGTCTGTTCATTGATCAACACCGCAATGTCGCAAATGGCATCGAGGCCATCCGGTGCAAAGTGGAGCCGCACGCCTTCGGTCGCGAGCAACGCCTCATATTGTCTGACCAGCGAATTTTCCGGTTCGGACAGGATCCGCGAGAAGTCGCTGCGCGTGAGCGCCAACAGTTCGACACGAATCGGAAAACGTCCTTGTAACTCCGGGATCAAGTCGGACGGCTTCGAGACATGGAACGCGCCGGCCGCGACAAACAGGATGTGATCAGTGCGCACAATTCCGTGTTTGGTCATCACTGTAGACCCTTCCACGATCGGGAGGATATCTCGTTGCACCCCTTCGCGCGAGACGTCGGGACCGCCCGACCGTTGGCCGGCGTTGGCGATCTTGTCGATCTCGTCGAGGAAGATGATGCCTTGTTGCTCGGTGAGTTCCACCGCGCGCTGGCGCACGCCATCCATGTCGATTAACTTGCCCGCTTCGTCTTCCGTCAGCATGCGCAGCGCCTCCGGCACCTGCACGCGCCGGGGTTTCCGGCCTTGCGGCATGAACTGAGAGAACATCTCTTTCAACTGCAATCCCATGTCTTCAAAGCCGCCCGGAGTTAAGACTTCGACTTGCGGCGGCATCCCGCTCGGGGCGGCAGTCGGCAATTCGACCATTTCGTCGTCCAACTTGCCCTGGCGCAGTAACGTCCGCAACGTGGCCGCCAATTCGGTGTTGCTGGCCTCGGCGCTCGCCCCCGCCTGCCGTGCCAATTGCGGCCCACGCCCGTTCAACAGCAATTCGATCACTTGTTCTTCCGCGTGTTCGGCCGCGCGGACGCGCACCTTGGCGGTCTCTTCCTCGCGGACCATCTTCACCGCCAAGTCCGCCAGCTCGCGGATCATCGATTCCACGTCTTTGCCGACGTATCCCACTTCGGTGAATTTCGTGGCTTCAACTTTAATGAAGGGGGCGCCGGCCAATCGCGCCAGACGCCGCGCGATCTCGGTCTTCCCGACCCCAGTTGGCCCGATCATGATGATGTTTTTCGGCGCGATCTCGTCACGCAAGCTGGATTCGACGTGTTGCCGCCGCCAACGGTTGCGCATCGCGATCGACACGGCACGCTTCGCGTCGGCCTGACCGATGATGTAGCGATCAAGTTCCGAGACAATCTCGCGCGGCGTAAAATTCGCGCTCACAAGACCTCCACGGAAAATTCGCGATTAGTGAACACGCAGATGTCCGCAGCGATCGTCAGGCCTTCATGGACGATCTTTTCCGCGCTGAGCGTGCTGTGCTGGACCAGCCCTCGCGCTGCGGCCAACGCGAAGTTGCCGCCCGATCCGATCGCGGTCTGACCATCGTCGGGCTCGATCACGTCGCCGGTTCCGGAAACAATCAACGTGTGTTGCGCATCGGCCACTAAGAGCAATGCCTCCAAGCGGCGCAGCGCCTTGTCCATCCGCCATTCCTTGGCCAATTCCACCGCCGCCCGCATCAGGTTGCCCCGATATTCATCCAGTTTTTGTTCGAACCGTTCGAAGAGCGTAAACGCATCGGCGCTCGCGCCGGCGAATCCGGCCAGGACCTTGTCTTGGTAGAGGCGCCGAATCTTGCGCGCCTTCTGCTTCACGACCGTGTTGCCAATGCTGACTTGGCCGTCGCCTCCCATCGCGACTCGCCCGTCACGCCGCACACACAGAATCGTCGTCGAACGGATTTGCATAGCGGGCGGTCATTAACAGCGGCCATCGAGAAATTCAACGCGCAAAATGAAAGTTAAGCTTTGGGGTGGGACTTGTCGTACACTTCCATCAACTTATCGATCGAGATGTGGGTGTATTTCTGCGTCGTGGAGAGACTGGCGTGGCCGAGCAGTTCTTGGATGCCGCGCAGGTCGGCGCCTTGATTCAGTAAGTGGGTCGCGAAGGTGTGGCGCAACACGTGCGGCGTCACCGGCTTATTAATGTTGGCGTCGCGGAGATATTTCCGAATCATCCGCTCGACGCTCCGCGTGGTGAGCCGCCCGCCGCGCCGATTCACAAACAACGCCTTTTCGGACGCCTTTGCGACCACGGAGGAGCGCTGGCCGAGATACAAATCGAGGGCCTTCAATGCCTGATTGCCGACGGGAAGGATGCGTTCCTTCTTTCCCTTCCCCAGCACGCGGATCCGTTTCTCGGCGACGTCGACATCCGCGATGTTCAGTCCGACCAACTCGCTGACGCGCAATCCGGCGGCATAAATCAATTCCATCGCGGCCTTGTCGCGGATCGACAACAAGTCGGTCCCGCTCGGCATTTTGAGCAGTTGTTCGGTCTCGTCGATGCTCAAGAAACGGGGGAGGCGTTTCGGGATCTTCGGGGTCGCGACTTCTTTCGCTGGATTGGCGGTCAACGCCCCCTGGCGGACCCAAAAAGCAAAAAAGCTACGCAGTGAAGCCAATTTCCGCGCCACCGACGCCGGATGGTGCTTGCCGAGCAGCCCCCCGATGTAATTCCGCACCACATCGGCGGTGATGAGCGGCAGCATGCCCGTGCCCTGCCGAGGCACGGCCGGCTGTTGTTCGAAAAAGAAGTCGAAGAAATGCCGCAAGTCCGCCAGATAATTTTTCAAGGTGTGCGGCGAGGACTCCCGCTCCTTCTGGAGATAATGCGCGTAGATCTCAAGGAGGTCGAACATGTTGTCCTTACTGGCAAATTCCCGCAAGAAGAGCAATAGAATTATCCGGCGAAACAGCTGATTCTTTCATCCAAGCCGCAAAGTCGCTCCTGGCGCGGGCCAGATAAGCGGCCTTCCGACTGCGGTACGGAGTGGCGGCAGGCAACGGCGGTGTCAAGCCCCAGTTTGCGTTCATCGGCTCATAACAACTCGGGTTTCCCTGGGTCACATGTCGGATCAGGCTTCCACAGGCCGTGGTCTCCGGAGGCGGCCGCTGGAGCTTGCCTGCGACCCGTAACCCCACGTAGAGCCCCATCGCTGCGGATTCGACATAGCCCTCGACCCCGACAATCTGCCCGGCGAAATGGATCGCCCCCATCAACCCATTCCTTGATCTCCCTCTCCCTCCTGGGGAGAGGGAAGCCCGCGCCGCGCGGGCGGGGTGAGGGGGAGAATGTTCCTCCTCCGCTTGCCGGAGTGCCAGCGCATCGTTTAAGAGCTTCGGCGCATTCAGATAGGTATTGCGATGCATCGCCCCCAGCCGCAGGAATTCCGCCTGTTCCAGGCCCGGCAGGGTACGGAACAAGCGCCGCTGCTCGGTCCAGGTCATTCGGGTCTGGAAGCCGACGATGTTATAGATCGTCCCCGCCTGATTATCCTGCCGCAACTGCACGGCCGCATACGGGGTCTTCCCGGTCTGCGGATCGCGCAATCCCATCGGTTTCATCGGCCCATGCCGCAGCGTATCGATGCCGCGTTCGGCCATCACCTCGACCGGCAGGCAGCCTTCGAAATATTTCGGATCTTCAAAATTGCGCGGCGGCACTTTCTCCGCGTGCACCAACGCCATCACGAACGTCTCGTATTGCGCTCGATCGAGCGGGATATTGATATATTCATTGCCCGCGCCTTTGCCGTAGCGGCTGGCGCGGAACGTCTTGGTCTGATCGATCGATTCCGTCGCGACGAGCGGCGCCATGCTGTCGTAAAAAAAGAGGTCATGCGCGTGCGTCTGTTGCTGAATTTCCGCGGCGAGCGCCGCCGCCGTCAGCGGGCCAGTCGCCACAATGAGCGGGGCGTGCGGTGCAGCCGCATCCCACTTCACGCCAAGCTGCGTGAGGTTCTGCACCTCTTCGTGCCGCACCGTGATTTGCGGATGGGCCCGCACGCGCTGCGTCACCAGCAACGCGAAGGCCTCGCGATCGACCGCCAGCCCGGATCCGGCGGGCACGGCCACCTCCGCCGCGACGGCCATCGTCAGTGAACCGAGCGCCCGCATTTCTTCTTTCAGGCACCCCACCGTGTTTTCCGGATCGTCGGAGCGAAACGAATTGCTGCAAACGAGTTCGGCAAAATTTCCAGTTTGGTGCGCCGGCGTGCGGACTCCGGGACGCATTTCATACAGCGTCACGGCCCATCCCGCTTCCGCCAACGCATATGCGGCCTCGGATCCGGCCAACCCGGCACCGATCACAATAGCAGCTTTCATAGAGGTTCCCCTAGATGGTTACGGGGAGGGAAGCAACGAACATCCGCCCTTGAAGCCGCCTTGGGTCTCGTACTGCGCAAACGAGGTCCCGGTCGGGTTGATGCTCGGGGCAAACGGATCGCAGGCGTCACCCATACCGTCGTGATCCGCTTCAAATTGGTCAGGATTCGGCACTAAACGGCAGTTGTCGAACTGATCGAGCACACCGTCGTTGTCGTCGTCGGGATCGCACGCGTCGCCCAGTCCGTCGCCGTCGGTGTCGAGTTGATCTTTATTCGGCACCAACAAGCAGTTGTCGGCGGCGTCCGGAATGCCATCGCGATCCCGATCGCCGAGTCCTAACGCCTCGCAGACATCGCCGATCCCATTCTTATTCGCGTCGGCTTGATCGGGATTATAGCGGACGCGGCAGTTGTCGAGCGGACGGCAGCGCGTGGCGAGCGCCGTGCCGAAACCGGCACCTGGGCCGTCACAATAATCGTCGTACCCATTGCCGCTGAAGTGATCGCTGTCCGGCTCCCACGGATGGACACCGAGTTCGCCGCCCTCTTCCACATCGGTGGCGCCGTCGGCGTCGTCGTCGGGGTCGCACGCGTCGCCACCACCCGCATTGACCGCCATCGTGGGCAACACCTTCGCCGGGCCGGGGGTCCAACTATCGCCGTCAGTGTTCCATTGGTCGGGATTCGGCACCAGCGGACAGTTGTCCTGACTACTCGGCAAGCCGTCTTGATCGGCATCGTCCGGTCCGCCGAAGTCCGCGCAGGCGTTGCCGATCGCGTCGGGCGGCGTATCCGCATCGGCATGCTGCACGATTTGGCCCAACTGCACGTCGCCGCCCAATCCGGACTCGTAGTGGTCCGGGCAGTTATCGAAACCGTGGCACGCGCCTTCGACGCTGAATTGTGGTCCGGCCGGGCCGTCGCACAGGCCGTCGCCATCGCTATCGGGACGCTTCGGATCGAGCGGCACGCAGTGGCCCAACACGGTCGTCGGCACACTGCGCAGATACTGCACTGCAATAAAGTGGTTGCTCCCGCTCTCCGCCCAATCTTCCAAACCGTCGTTGTCGTCGTCCGGATCGCAGGCCTCGGGCACGGTGTCCTTGTCGGTATCGGATTGCGCGTCCGGCGTTTGGTCGCCGTTGGTATCGACGAGCAGATCGGCGAGATACGGGCACCGATCGACCGCGTCGTTCAGGCCGTCGCCGTCGCTATCCACCGCGCCGCGATAGGTGTCGGGGGCCAGGTCGCAGACGTCGCCGATCTGATCTTCATCGCGATCGACTTGGTTCAAGTTCTTCACGGTCGGGCAGTTGTCGCCCGGGGCCTTACAGCGCGTCGGACTCCCGACCAGCCCGAATCCCTGCCCTGGCCCGTCGCAGTAGCCGTCGTGATCGGTGTCGGGGAGATTCAGATCGGTCCCGGCGACGCCTTCATCCGTATCGAGCAGGCCGTCGTTGTCGTCGTCCGGGTCGCACGCGTCGCCGGCGGTGTCGCCGTCGAGCTCGGTCTGCAGCGGATTTTTGACACAGGGACAATTGTCGTCCGGATTGATGATCCCGTCACCGTCAGCGTCTTCGCAGGCATCGCCGATACCGTCGCCGTCGCTGTCGGCCTGGTTGGGGTTGTACACCGTGGGGCAGTTGTCGAAGAGGTCATTCTTTCCGTCTTTGTCGGTGTCTTGGCAGAGGATCGGCGCCTGCTGGCAAATATTGGGGATATCAATGAACGGGATGATCAGACCGCACGGATCGCCCTTGCACGCGTGCTGCGGATCGCCTTCACCGAGCTTCCGCGCGGCGGTCTGCGGCGACAACGCGGCGCCAAGGCCCAGCTCGCCGCAGGTCACGTCCCACGGACTGATCGGCGGAGATTTACCCAAGGCCACGTCCAGCGCCAACAAAAACCACGGCGATTGCACGCACTGTTCCGCGTTGCCGTCGATCGGCGTATCGCCCAACGTCGCGACGGCGGAGAATTCAGACGTGTCTGCCAGATACGGAAATTGGACGAGCGGATCGCTGTTGCCCAACGAGGGCGCGACGCTCAACGCCGTGGCCACGACCGGCGCATCGAGCGGGACGTTGCTGGTGTCAACCAGTTCGCCGAACACCGATTTGCCATCATTGTTCGGATCGTTACTACTAATCGTGGTAATCGTGCGCCGATACGACGAGCCTTCGCCCGACGTCGCGGAATCCGCCACGAAGACTTCCACTTCTCCAGTGGCACTCGGTTGATTCGGCACCAGCCCGACCAATGCGTATTTCAGCGGATCGGCACTCCCGATCTTGAAGACTGGGCGCAATGCCTCGGGACTGCCGAAGCGATGATTGCCTTCGTGCTCGAGTTGAATGCCCTGCCCCGGCGTCGAGGCAGCGATGCTGCCGTTCAACACAAAACTGTTGCGCGTGAGCTTATTATAGAACGGGTCCGCCGAGCTCCCGACCGGACAGAGCGGGTCCACGGCGCTGAACGGACTATTCGCCGTCTCGCGCTCGACCAGCACGCCACTCTCGCCATTGGTCCCGATCGTATTGGCCAAATATTGCCCGTTCAGCCCGTTGACCCCGAGCACGTTGCCACGGCCGGTGACCAGCACGCCGAGACCGAAATTCGCGCCGATCGCGCTGCCGCCGATCGCATTCGCCGTCCCACTGATATGCACGCCTTCGCCGTTTTGCGCCACGCTCGCGCTCAGGACGACGTTGAAGTCCCCGCCGAGCGACAGCCCCACGGGCGCCTTCTTGGTCGTGAGTTTGGTGAGTTGATTCTGATCTCCGCAGACCGAGATTCCGGTGCCGCTGCCAACGGCGCCGAGCCCGGTGATGCTGACATTGCTCACGACGTTGTCACTGGAGAAGACACACAGGCCGTTCAATCCGCTCCCCACTTCGATGGCAATATTTTCCAACCGCGAGCCACCGCCGCCGAACTTGCCGGCCGCATCGGGCGAGGCCTGGATATCGACCACACAGCCATCGTGAACGGCCCCACTGGCCAGCTTTAAAGTGATCTTGCCGTTCCCGCGCAACACCGTGCCGGGCAGCAACAGCGGCGCGACGGCCAGCGGATCGACGTGGTCGACCGCAAATTCAATCACGTCGCATTCGTCGAAGCCGCCCGCGCCGGGTTGATTATTTAAATGTCGCAGCAGATTGCCGGAATTCGGGGAATTTTGACCGGACGAATTGGTCACGATACAGGTCCCTGCCACCCCCCAACGGAGCGGACAGACCACGGCCAACGAAAACAACAGGACATGGGGGAAACGATACCGACGCGCCATCGACCAACCCTCCCGAGGCCGCCGGACCTGATTTGCCGGTCGACATGCCTCATCTCCTCCCCCAGGAGTGGTCTCGCTTTATCCGAAGTAGGAATGCTTGACAAGCTAGAAATTTCGGGTTTAAGGGGACTTGGCTTGGGGGAGCAACCGGGAGATGGACCATGTCCGACCTCAAGCTGTTTGCGTTTTTTCGCCCCGCCGGCAGTCCCACTGCCAAGACCTGCGACGTCGAATATGAAGAAAATTGGGATGAATTAGATGGCCCGCAGCCGAAGATCGGCGAGATCGATTGCGGACTGAGCGACAAGTTCTACCTGATCCGCAAAGCGGGACTCGCCGGACAATTCCAAATCCAGGTGGCAGCCAACGAAAACCCGGGCGATGGGGATTACTTAAGCGCGCCCCTCGATCCTAACACTGACCATTACCTCGACGTCGCCCAACTCAGCTCTCCCGTGGCCGGACGTCCATACGTCGTCACACGCTTCGCCAGCCCTGTGGCGCTGCAAGAGTCGTATGAAGGGAAACGGCGCACAGAACCGGGCGTAATGCGCGAAGAGGTCACGGAAACCCGCCGCCCCCAGCACAGTATCGTCGAATTCGAAGTCGGTCCCGGCGGAGGCATCGGCAGTGAAACCACGCCGCTCGATCCCGGATTGCGCGGTGCCCCGCAGAGTGATGAAGCGAATGCCTTTAGCGGCGGCGGCCTGTACGCCAGCGTCCTCTGGACTCCACCGCCGGGACTCGGGTGGAAGATCACGGAGGGCATTTTCCTCAACCCGCGCCTGGCCGTCGATTGTCTGTTCGGCACGGCCAATACCCACGTCACCGCCGATCCGAACGATCCCGGCAATTTCCAACTCTGTTCGTTCGCCCTTTACTTTGGCCCGCGCATCAGTCGCCACCTCTTCACCGAGGCCCCGGATTGGGACCTCTGGGCCGGCCTCGAAATCCCGGCAATCGGCTTCAAACACCTCACTGGAGATTGGGCCTCCGCAGGACGCTCCACGATGACGCCCGTCGAACAGTGGAGTCTGTTGTACCCCGGCCAACGTTGGGCGCTGACCGCCGGCGCGAAGGGCCGCGTCAGTGAAGGCTGGGCACTCGGCGGGGCGTTGCGGTTTATCTTTCCTGAGAGCTTAAACAACGGCGACCCAGACAACCGCTTCGCGTTCGATCATTGGGCGCTGTTCGTCACGCTCGTCGTGAGCCCAGCCAACTACGACATAGTCGAC is a window from the Deltaproteobacteria bacterium genome containing:
- a CDS encoding thrombospondin type 3 repeat-containing protein, coding for MARRYRFPHVLLFSLAVVCPLRWGVAGTCIVTNSSGQNSPNSGNLLRHLNNQPGAGGFDECDVIEFAVDHVDPLAVAPLLLPGTVLRGNGKITLKLASGAVHDGCVVDIQASPDAAGKFGGGGSRLENIAIEVGSGLNGLCVFSSDNVVSNVSITGLGAVGSGTGISVCGDQNQLTKLTTKKAPVGLSLGGDFNVVLSASVAQNGEGVHISGTANAIGGSAIGANFGLGVLVTGRGNVLGVNGLNGQYLANTIGTNGESGVLVERETANSPFSAVDPLCPVGSSADPFYNKLTRNSFVLNGSIAASTPGQGIQLEHEGNHRFGSPEALRPVFKIGSADPLKYALVGLVPNQPSATGEVEVFVADSATSGEGSSYRRTITTISSNDPNNDGKSVFGELVDTSNVPLDAPVVATALSVAPSLGNSDPLVQFPYLADTSEFSAVATLGDTPIDGNAEQCVQSPWFLLALDVALGKSPPISPWDVTCGELGLGAALSPQTAARKLGEGDPQHACKGDPCGLIIPFIDIPNICQQAPILCQDTDKDGKNDLFDNCPTVYNPNQADSDGDGIGDACEDADGDGIINPDDNCPCVKNPLQTELDGDTAGDACDPDDDNDGLLDTDEGVAGTDLNLPDTDHDGYCDGPGQGFGLVGSPTRCKAPGDNCPTVKNLNQVDRDEDQIGDVCDLAPDTYRGAVDSDGDGLNDAVDRCPYLADLLVDTNGDQTPDAQSDTDKDTVPEACDPDDDNDGLEDWAESGSNHFIAVQYLRSVPTTVLGHCVPLDPKRPDSDGDGLCDGPAGPQFSVEGACHGFDNCPDHYESGLGGDVQLGQIVQHADADTPPDAIGNACADFGGPDDADQDGLPSSQDNCPLVPNPDQWNTDGDSWTPGPAKVLPTMAVNAGGGDACDPDDDADGATDVEEGGELGVHPWEPDSDHFSGNGYDDYCDGPGAGFGTALATRCRPLDNCRVRYNPDQADANKNGIGDVCEALGLGDRDRDGIPDAADNCLLVPNKDQLDTDGDGLGDACDPDDDNDGVLDQFDNCRLVPNPDQFEADHDGMGDACDPFAPSINPTGTSFAQYETQGGFKGGCSLLPSP